Proteins from a genomic interval of Treponema succinifaciens DSM 2489:
- a CDS encoding tetratricopeptide repeat protein, producing the protein MTAFRKFALRKTVAGFFRDATISERISLRKMRGTFYLVFATLPFIFSCASSPSPAPKSEEKLPAVAVQVSPSKNRSFFSSIDKETMRLVEIGSPQSLRQAAASIHKSSPDDYSDAEKSILYISAEIMKLAWPSEAVTWSVPPIARTNQYIGAVESAKKGIYDLSMNRSDFLSIMLPSLVLLTSSGVTIEDYYELSENSLNFALELCPDSVLANYLMGILCLKQNENEKALEYFKLSNGKYAGGTKEILESVAKACFLTGKYELALSFGEELLSRFPQDTELLKTCALSAFHLGDFDKTEGFVVRVLLLEPDNTSYVLLRAKILMENQDYIRASSLLDAVEKKNSASKEYYLLRTQLLRDWSKNNAAAIETAGTALNLYPYDSETLLVAAETASVAGLSVNGMTALELAEKVLEKDSENVQAMEILLDEYIKKSDYAKAYSLSSRLMQIPSVQKTSLFRHIDICLALKKNTEAMNLALKDYEKNPADENSCMAYVKVLSASGQKNSAMQLISSLLSSASQKMKSFLYFERSQIQGTEDSVLADLRASLTANPRNKDSLYSLYKIYYAKKDWRRAQYYLKQVVALDPSNSLYLSKNSELEKLLGR; encoded by the coding sequence ATGACAGCTTTTAGAAAATTTGCTTTAAGGAAAACTGTGGCCGGGTTTTTTAGAGATGCCACAATTTCAGAAAGAATTTCTTTACGGAAAATGCGTGGAACTTTTTATCTTGTTTTTGCTACATTGCCATTTATTTTCTCTTGTGCAAGTTCACCTTCTCCTGCGCCGAAATCCGAAGAAAAGTTGCCGGCAGTCGCGGTTCAAGTTTCTCCTTCAAAAAACAGGTCTTTTTTTTCTTCTATCGACAAAGAAACAATGCGCCTTGTGGAAATCGGTTCTCCACAAAGTTTAAGGCAGGCCGCAGCTTCAATTCATAAAAGTTCTCCCGATGACTATTCCGACGCTGAAAAAAGCATTCTTTATATTTCCGCGGAAATTATGAAACTTGCCTGGCCGTCAGAAGCCGTTACTTGGAGTGTTCCGCCTATTGCAAGGACAAATCAGTACATTGGTGCCGTTGAAAGCGCAAAGAAGGGAATTTATGATTTAAGCATGAACCGCTCTGATTTTCTTTCCATTATGCTTCCATCGTTGGTTCTTTTGACTTCATCAGGAGTAACAATTGAAGATTATTATGAGCTGTCTGAAAACTCTTTGAATTTTGCTCTTGAGCTTTGTCCTGATTCAGTTCTTGCAAATTATCTTATGGGAATTCTTTGTCTAAAGCAGAACGAAAATGAAAAGGCTTTGGAATATTTTAAGCTTAGCAACGGAAAATATGCTGGCGGAACAAAAGAAATTCTTGAGTCTGTGGCAAAGGCTTGTTTTTTGACTGGAAAGTATGAGCTTGCGCTTTCATTTGGAGAAGAACTTTTGTCGCGCTTTCCACAGGATACAGAGCTTTTAAAAACTTGCGCTCTGTCTGCTTTTCATCTTGGGGACTTTGACAAGACAGAAGGCTTTGTTGTGCGTGTGCTTTTGCTTGAACCGGACAACACAAGCTATGTTTTACTGCGTGCAAAAATCCTAATGGAAAATCAGGACTATATCAGGGCTTCTTCTTTGCTTGATGCCGTTGAAAAGAAAAATTCCGCTTCCAAGGAATATTATCTTTTGCGTACACAGCTTTTGCGTGACTGGAGCAAGAATAATGCCGCCGCTATAGAAACCGCCGGAACTGCTCTTAACTTATATCCTTATGATTCTGAAACTTTGCTTGTTGCCGCAGAAACTGCTTCTGTTGCGGGACTTTCTGTAAATGGAATGACAGCTCTTGAGCTTGCTGAAAAAGTTCTTGAAAAAGATTCAGAAAATGTTCAGGCAATGGAAATTCTTTTGGATGAATATATAAAAAAATCTGATTATGCAAAGGCGTATTCCCTAAGCTCACGACTTATGCAGATTCCTTCAGTGCAAAAAACTTCGCTTTTTAGGCATATCGATATTTGCCTTGCATTAAAAAAGAACACTGAGGCGATGAATCTTGCGCTAAAGGATTATGAGAAAAATCCCGCTGATGAGAATTCGTGCATGGCTTACGTAAAAGTTCTTTCTGCTTCCGGACAAAAAAATTCAGCGATGCAGCTCATTTCAAGTCTTTTGTCTTCCGCCAGTCAAAAAATGAAAAGCTTTTTGTATTTTGAACGCAGCCAGATTCAGGGAACAGAAGATTCAGTTCTTGCGGATTTAAGGGCAAGCCTGACTGCAAACCCGCGCAACAAGGATTCTCTTTACAGTCTTTACAAAATTTACTATGCAAAAAAAGACTGGAGGCGGGCGCAGTATTATTTGAAGCAAGTTGTGGCTCTTGACCCGTCAAATTCTTTGTATCTAAGCAAAAATTCAGAACTAGAAAAGTTGCTAGGAAGATAA